Within Coffea arabica cultivar ET-39 chromosome 4e, Coffea Arabica ET-39 HiFi, whole genome shotgun sequence, the genomic segment AATTATTAATTGCCAAAGAATACGTTTTGAATTCTTACCATGCGTTTGGAGATGCAATTAAACTTGTTCAAGGTGGTTCCATTCTCTATGCACGCAATATTAggataaagtaaaaaaaatggaGTTGGGATTTTGCGTAAATTTGAAGCATAAATGGCCTTGGAGAAATTTTGCATTTAATGACCATTTGAGTAATAATGCAATTGGTCTATAATATGGTTGAAGTTTGAAAACTAAAGTTTGAAATATGAACCTTGACATTTGAATCCGTTAAGTTATGAAATTATTAAATACTATGGGTGCATTTGAGTAAAGTTTACCTAAGTAATTTAGAGCCACTTGATTAATTAAAAcattctattttttgttatcaaacacaTTTGAACATATTAACGTCTGAACTcgttaaatttaagtgttgaattgagTAATCAAACAGCGcctaaatctaatacatttgagtgtatatcacgtTCAGTGctcacttatcacttattttttggaataaatttcgtctagaaaatttagtatcacttaattaattaattcagatattctatttttttgttatcaaatgaGTCTGAACATATCAAGATTTAAACCTATTAAGTTTAGgtgttgaattgaattatcaaatacGGCCTAAGTCTCAAGTTATTCCAACAACATACATAATCCTTTCAATTTTGCTGGAAACAAAGCCTGGAACGTATTCTTGCTTTGAGACAATGAATAAAGCTAACAAAAGAAGTTTTCATAAAACTGATTACTTAATTTGCAAGTAAGATGCATATGAATGATCGTTAAGGCGATGCAGCATCCACAATAGAATTTGGAAACCCTTAACATAAAATCAAGATATCTTTGTCCTGACTCCTGATAGTGCAGCATCTATGATTACAAATTAATGTCTTTACTTGGTCTCAGAAAAGCACTTGTTCAGATTCGAATCATGTACTAGCTAGGAGGGCAGAGAAGTACAAAGTGGCAGACACATACATGAATGAGCATAAAATTTTAGGGTATCAAAATCTTCAACCGAGAAGAAGAACCCCAAAGGAGGGTGGAAAACCGGAATTGCTGGATTTATCTGAGTTAAATCAAATCCCACTCCTTTCCCGCTTCTTAAATTCGACTCTTCCcccgttttaaaaaaaaaaaaaaaaaaaaaggcccatTAAATCATAGCAAGAGTGCAAGACTATCCCCATGAATACAGCAGTTGTTTATATTTGAAGTTCTATAATGGCCCATTGAATCATAGCAAGTTCTATAATAACGATGATGCTGGCCTATTGAATTCTTATAGTTTTAAAGTTTAGCTCAAGAAATGGAAGCAAATTACCAAAACTAATGCAACCGTTTATTTTTATGGAAGAATTCGAGGCACAAAAATAATGAAGGGAAATAGGCAAAATCTGGTCGTCTCTTTGTCTCTtagtttaataaattttaaaaaaaaaagaaaaagaaaaagattaattGAGAAATGGACCGACAGATGACAAACTTAAGTTGGGCTTTGATAGTTAAATGGGCTCAAACCAACGGAATCTTCTAAGTCTGGATTGATCAACCAAACTATTCCAGAAGGCTTGACCACCTCTTATGTTTGTCATAATTCCACCTGCCGCTCCCCAAGTTTCTGATTTTGCTATGTCATGGCTACCTCCCGTGGTTAGTAAATACTCGTATAATACATATTTGTACGTATTATTTATAAAAGGCCTTTCATATTTCATATgctttaaaaatattttgaaaaatattcatatgaattatgaataaaaacatgaataaAACGCGTAACAATAGGAAttataattcaatttttttaaaaaaaaaaattaaaatttgagtaAGGACAATGACTTATCTTCTTGGTTATATATAAAACAATAGCGACATATAACATAATTCTGTATATTCATACATATAAAAGTAATACGTtgataaaattttgataaatttagcATCTCATATACAAGAATATGAGTTAAAATTGGTAGAAATGTAGCataatcttttaaaaaaaatatatggtaAATTTATCCGTATCTTTTGTTCCATAACTTTCAAATATATTCATATTATTCACATACGAATTTATATGCATAATTTTGCTGAACatgtatttttatttcaaacttttaatcATACTTTTGAAAAATTCCGTATAATGTACATACATATAATTTTTTGTATTATAACCATATCATACTCTACTACTTACCATTTTTTATTTGCCGTTTACTATTTCTTTATCCAGTTTGTAATACCAATGTCCTTTTTATGTTTAGAGTAATTTGATGACTAAATTAAATAGGAATCATCATACCGAGCACGAATTCCTACTTGTCTCATTCcgaaaaactagaaaaataaaGCGTTTACTTTTTTCtgaattattttgtttttctggTCCAAATCGATGACTtgaaaactaaacaaataaaaaatactgaaaattatatataaacttGTTTGTGATGTTTTCAAGTTGGTAcaaaaaattatttgcattattagaaaatattttaagTTATTGTTATAAGTATTGTAAATTATTTATAATTCTAAATATCTTAATATTTCCTGTCCAAACGAGTGACATAAAAGACTATTAAAAGGCCCTTCGAGCCCATTATCAACTTTTAAGTTTCAATTAAATAACCATATCAACCAAGtttacaaaaattaagaaataaatgttTGTGTTATGACAATAAAGAGTCAACAAGAAAAAGGTAAATTTAGAATGAGATTATATTTTCTCTTTCATAATGAGTTTTGtttaataatatatttggaAGTAGGTtgcaaaaactagaaaaataccgAAAGTAAGGGAGGCAAGTGAGATTTTTAAAATTCAAAGATATTGAGTAATACTATTAGAAATGTTACGGgatgtttttgttttctaaagTAGGATGATTTCAGAAAACTACCTTGGGATTTCTCATAATATCACGTAGTATCTCTAAAGTTTCTAAAATCTCACTCACCTCTCTTAAATtgataatttttgaaatattttagcCCTTTTGGGGGAAAAGTAAGAGAGATAAAATTTTACTTTCAATACTACCCATATATTGTTCTATTTATGAAACTTACATcaacaataaaaattaaaataaggcTAAAAAGGAAAgttaaaaattttagaaattgcATATGTTGTTTTCAAAGAACAAAAATAGCATAGGgaattttttgacattttatcaTAAGATCATCTTTTGAATTATCTTTTTAATACTAGcttattcataatttttttctataaataGGGTTTGCATGCAAGATACTTGcatattttaattttgagtACAACTTGAATTATATCAtgtattaaaacatattttctaaaaactttACTTGACTTCCTTAAATCTGCCCGACaaaattttttatgaataaaattattTGCCAACATCCTTTTTAAGTGATTGACATTACTAAATTTAGCTTAGCCACCTCCTTTTCTACCCCTACCACCTGAATACATAGAAATATGAACTAATATTTGATgtgcatttgtttttttttttttttggaatttttggttaaataaTTATTAAGAATGCCAAGGCAATTTCGTCAATTTATGACCGCTGAAGTCTGACCTCTAACCTCGAGAAACCTCAAGAGGTTCcatcttttttaacttttgtacAGCTTGAAACCAAGATTGGGAATATCTGGTGAAAGCAACCGAAAAGGACTGTGATCTACTGTAGCCATTCCTCCCTCGAGTGAGTTTCCTCCCACTACTTTCCTCTCCAAATTTCACCGCCACCGGTGTCTATGATGTGAAAGCctcctccttttcttcttcgcccttttatttttccttctgCTTCTCTTGAATCTTTGCCACCCCACTTGCTGTTTAATTGAAGAGTCTTCAAAGAGAGAATTTTGGGTTAAAGATTGATTTGTTATGGCTGTGTTTCTGTGCAATTTCTCATGACTTGGATGCGGgtaagtagttttttttttttttgtaatttttgtaaTTTGTTTATATCCTAAGAGTCTTTGTAAATTATGGTGAAAGTCTCCGTTCATGGATATCTGATGAGCCAAAGCGGGATAACTCGGTAGACTCGGCCGGTCTTTTGAGTCCCGGAGTCGACTTAGCCCGGGATATGGCGGAACGAGTTTCCACCGGCTCCACGGTCTCCAGGCGGAACGGTCGTGGAATGGAAGCTAAAGTTCCGGTGACTACTTGGCTAGGTCGACCCGgactcggccgagtctttgAACTGGCTTTGGCAATCTTTTACCATTGAAACTGACTAATATAATGTGTTTAGATTCGTGAATTTCGTTGCAGCTGTCTGCTACTAGAAGATATAAATTTTATTACTTGAAGAAAGGATTACCTAGTGTCATTCGATTATGTCTCAATTTTTTGCCTTTTTACTCGAGCAGCTGAACCATTCCATGCTTGCTGTTGTGTGTGCGTTTTAATGTGTATTGTTAGCATGTCTTCAAGTTGGTCTTCGATTTAGAGATCATTTTGTACTTTTAGAAGattgatttgaatagtttaggtcTAAGTTTGTTTATTAGTTAGCATGTTTCCGTGCAATTTTTTACTTCTAAGACCTCATCCCAGACAAGCATTTGCCTGCCATTTGTGTGCAGCGTCAGTTCATGTTTTATTCATCCATATGCGATTAATTCGATAGACCTACTGTTTTTTAAACATATTGATTGACATCACcataattttcaataagttGGATTAACAGGGAAATTTGTGTTCGAAGGTTCAGTTTTGGCTTATTTGAGACTATATAATATGGTGTGACCTAGATTTGTAACATTTCAGCAAGATTAAGTTGGGAAATTCTGAATCCTAAGCCAATTGAATTTACTGTGTCAAAACTGAATTTTATTGGAATAGAAGTCAAAacagaaaagtagaaaaaacaTATACGTGGTATTGCCAATTTAAGAATTGGAGGTTATATGTGACACTGACTTTCATTCTGCCTTCAAATTTTCTGCAGGAAAGAACTTGGGTCTGGTACTTGGGAAGAAGCTTCACTAAAATTTACTGATAAGTTTCAGCTGGAAGCACAATGTCTATACCAAAATGACTTGTCCAGATGTTCCAGTAGAAGGAGAAGATTCCTCTACTTCGAGAAAAGTGGTATACACTTGTTCATAGTCCGTAGAGTCTAAGAAATACAAGCATTGTTTTGTCCCATTTTCTTTTTGAATCATTCTTTTAGATCTCAATCTTTTGGTAGGTTGTTGAACCTCAAAAGTTTAATTCCCTTATGAAGACCACATACCTCTCGTGCATGACCTagatcttttttattttggtgcAGCTGTTAATCTATTGATCCTGATATAAGGTACTTAATCATTCTATCATGTTTATCTGCATTTTACACTCTTCTTTCCATCTCTGATATAAGGTACTTAATCATAGCAGATATATGCTATAATTATCTGCGTCGTACACCCTTCTGCATTAGGTTCTTTGTAATTATTCTGGAATCTGTTtgttctttcctcaatcctttATTTTATAATAAATCTGATGTGTGCAATGGTTGTTTATTCTGTTTTTGCCATAGAGCAAAGGAGCATCTGAAAAGGTGGCAGTCTTGAGAGTATGTTCCATTTTCTTGTCAATAATTCTTTTATGAATTGGCTATTGTCGATTTTTGCTTAAACGACTTTTTTATCAGCACCTTTTGATTTTCATGTTtagaagagatttttttttcagttttttgtttcaaaatagTTCGgacaatttttgatatttttaggttctTTGGGGGTGCTAAGTTGAGAATACTCTAATTATTGTAGACAACTCTTTTATGGGCTTACTTTCAATTTTTCCAGATGTATCAGagccttttttttctcttttctggaGAActctgttgttttttttttttgggatgaaaAAAGGAATACTTTTTGATGCTTCTAATTTCCTAATGTGATACTTATGCCTTTCAAAAGGAATACTTGTTTTTTGCTTCTAATTTCCTCTCATTTCGTTGATGCTTCTTTTATTGTTGGATCTCATTCTTTTATTCTCATTACTtcactgcttttttttttttagtactcTAATATCTAAATTAGGATTTAGGCAATTGATAAAGCTAACTTGGACTGAGAAAATTGTTGGGTAAGTTTCCAGCATTTGCAAACTTTTTGAGCCTTTCAATGGATTTCTAGCGTAATGTGATTGGCGGAGTAGGATGCTTTTGACCTGTGCTTAGGAATTATTGTTGATGATAATACTATTGTATCCGATATTAGATGAGAATACTATTATGTTTACTACAATTTCCATGACTTTTGTGTTGTACTTTAGTTTGTTTTAGATTGTTAACCTTCAAATTACTTGACCTTGAGATGAATTTTTTTATGGTACAGCATCTTTTACAATTTCATGAAATATGTAGTCCAGTAGGTAAAAccaggggggggggggggcataCTTAATATTTCTTCCGTAACATTAGAATTATTTTGTAAATGAGTTTCTGTCTATAAATTCCTCTgttcagaaaaaaaaatcatgattatCCTTTTCAACTTCTGGAAATGAAATTCTTGTTACTTTAAAGGTAATACATGATTAtgaattatataatataatcccCTTAATTGTAGTCTCCATTCACTACATTCATTTGTCGAATTTTGCATCATATTGACATAACACAAAACCTAAAATGTTACCTacatgtcatacaattattctTCTCTAAATTCATTCCTCGTTCTTCGATCTTTTTCACCCTTTTCAATTTAACAGCATATAATTTTCCCTTGGTTGGCACCTTATTATCCTCAAACTGTGTGTAGGACGGTTCTTCATCTCCTATTACAGTTAGTTAAAGGCACAACAAAGACaggatttaaaaagaaaaagatgtaCCTGAAAAAGCCCTTCTGGAATGCCAGCTCAGCCTCGGAGCCTGAGACTCAGCCTGAATCGGCAGTGGTGGAACTGGTCAACTCGCTGGACCAGCAAAGACTCTACAGAGAAGTCACACTTGCACTCCGAACTGGACTCAGAGAAGCCCAGGCGGAGTTCTCATTCCTCCGAGTGAGGGGCCTCCGCAGCATCCTCAAATTCCTCCGATGCGTGGCAGAGTCTGACTCCACCATCAACCTCTTCTCCAGCACCCAGTCCATACCTGAACTCCAAGGTAAAGCCCAATTCTTCATTCTTCCTGATATAATTAGGTGCAattctgccaaaaaaaaaaaagtattcttGGTAGCAAATGTGAATGCAGACTAATGCAGCATTTGGTTTTCTggatttatatatttttttaaaaaaattagtggTACCGGTGCTATTCCAACATTCCCTAAAAGATTTGGAGGATCAGACAGTGACGAATGTGGAACACATATTCAGTGTAGAGGCGATAAAGATTACTAGTCCTTCCATGGATGATGAGGTAGCCCTTGCCCTGAGAGTTCTTGAAGGCTGCTGTCTCCTCCACCCTCCCAGCACTATTTTAGCCCATCAGCACAATGCCATTCCGGTATATAAATCTTCTTATATAAGACAATATTTTTCTACTTATCATCGTTTTTATCTCCTCGTAATCGTGTGTCAGTTGATTTAGAAACTAGATTTGTCTTCCGAAGGTTATGACATGTAATATATGTGATTGAGCTCTACCTTTGCCAACTTGTCTTTCCAATCGAACATAATTAGCTGCAAGATTTTACCAGCTAGGATTTCAGATTAATTATATTTTGACCCCACTACTGCACTTTCTATATAATGCAATTACACCTTGAGTTGTTGGATGTTCCTGTTACATGGTTTCTAGCTCAGCTACTTTCTATTTCCAACACAGTCAACTAATTCTGAAACTATGATCTTCATGATTCAGAAATGTTCTTCTTTTGAGTAGTATGTTCTTTGAGCTTTAGGAAAACTTGCCTCTTTATtgtaatttgttataattctaAATCATCTTTAAAAGGTTGAAATCTCGACCTTTAAGCCACTTTTgcaatgtaatttttttttccatactTTCAGGTTCTAATGAATATATTGTCAACTCGTGGTGTGCTTGAACAAGGTGCATGTTTAGATGCTCTAATCTCAATAATGCTGGATTCATCAGCCAATCAAATGGTATTTACTTTGCAATTTGTTGCTCATTCTATCATTGATACAACTTAGAGTAGGCGTGGCTTTGGATAGCCTGAATGTCCTCATTCAGTGAAAGTATCTTGGTAATTAGCCTCTTTTGAACCTCTTTGCAATAGTTTAGCCCATGGCAAAAAATTTAATCTTTTTCAGTTTAAGGTCTTGCTAAACCTAGAAGTAAATGATAGTGTGCGGGGAAAATTGAGCTCCACTACCAGGTGCACTGTGCTTTCCCTTGTCCACAAGTACTGCTGCTATACTAGGAAAAACTATTTGCTGCAGCCTGATGGAGAGGACCGGAGAGGGGATTGTTGTTGTTATGAGGGAAAAGCTTCTTTAGCTGCTGGACTTCTAGCCTTAACAAAGTGCAAATCCACTTAattctcctttccttttctACATATAGTTGCTTTCTAGTAGATTATGAAATCCAGAACTTATCACCTCTCTTATCCTGAATAAATAAGTACTACTTTTGTTCTGTTCATATGCTTACGTGACACATTTTTGGTGAATTATATACCAGGATTTTGAGAGGTGCAATGGGATCGAGGAAGTTGCTGTACTGATACGAGATCAACAAATAGATGAAATTCTAAGGTACCTCTTTAAGTTGGACCTCAGTAGCGTGCATGCTTATCTAATCTTCACTAGCATGATCTTCAATATTCAAGTTGATATTCCTCTTTGCATGACAACAACAATAGATTGTATTTGTTGGTTGGTAATAAGAATAAGAAAAGTTTAGAAACTTTGGTACGACTTAGAAACTTATTGCCCTGATTATGACATCTTTTTCCACTCAGACTCATGTTGTTTTTATATGAAGACGACTTGTTAAAATTGGGATGTAGCTTTCATCTCTTTTTTTCattcctctctttttctaatCCCCCCTTCACTTAGGAATCTGACCTACTGACATGGTAATTTAGTGACTGCCATACCGAAGTTGACAGAAATTGCTCTGCGCCAATttgatttcctttgttttgTTCTTTAGATGTATgtgagcttttctttctttggctAGGCTGAAATGTGGAGAGTTCCTGTTGCTTCTTATTGGACATGTAGATGGGAGAGATAGGCCTCCCATGGCAAGCATACACGAAGACGTAAGGCGATTTCTTGGGGAAAAATCCGCCTCATTGATATGGGCCGCTAGTCAGTTTGGCTCAACCCTTGATCCAGAGGAGAGATTGACAACTTTGCACATTCTAGCTCGCAGGGTGCTGGAGTCTATTGATCTTTATTGAAGCAATTACGGGCTGTTTTCAGATGTATCTTTAGCACAGTAAGACACGTCACTTAAGGTCAAGCTTGGTATGCACTGTTAGTGTAAAAATGCAGCGTGTAGAGATTGATGGTGCTGTAAGTTTTGGTGAAAGTTACACATACAgcagttactaatttattaatCTTGTGCCAAACTCACGTTATTAAGCTAAGAATGCgtgaatttcatttttgtgttCAATCCACCCGCATCCTGGGGACCTGGACTTTTATGCATTTGTCTATCAGTTATTTAACTGTCTGGTTCATGCAAGATCACTCCATCTGCCTGTTGAAGCATATAAAATTGCCAACATAACGTGGTTTTGTGTATTATTTGGCTTCAAATCATTGACTTCGCTTGATGCTAGTTCTCCAATCATGATATTTCCAGCACTCCAGATTACTACGGTTGGCTCCATTGGCATCTTCCGATTGACATCACATGCCTCATCAAGCCTCCCTGCTCGGCTCAGAAAGGTCAACTAAGCAAGTTTAGAGCTTTAGTGTGGGAAGCACATCAATCATAGTATGGTATCATGCTATAGAACTCTCGTCCTGCTTCAACTGATCCTAAATGGATGCACGAAGAAAGAGCAGACAGGAATGTATAGCATCTGGCTAAGAACCCCATTAACAAGCTATCTGCGGAAGAAGGCAATTCCTTCTTCATGAGTAGCATGGCAATTCCTCATACTAGAACGAGCAACATCTTCTTGCCTAGCTCTTTCAGTCCACCAGAATCGAGCGGATGGCACAAGATTCTTTCGAGCAGGTAAAATAGGAACAGAGGACTCCAACAGTGAGTCCTAGTCTCTGTAAACGGAGGCAGAAAATGAACCAAGTGCCATTCGAAAAGAAAGAATATAACATCAAGTACAACTTAATCATTCAAATTTGTATCTTGGGAggaggtttcaaattgtttcccACCCAAAAAAAGGGGGACAATGAAAAGAAAATCCACAAGTAAGAAACACACGAGCATTGGCTAATTTCTCTTTAAGTACATCAGTTCCAAAACACAAATCCAATGACCAGAACTTTACACCACGAAGATAAGATGAT encodes:
- the LOC113742109 gene encoding uncharacterized protein, with translation MYLKKPFWNASSASEPETQPESAVVELVNSLDQQRLYREVTLALRTGLREAQAEFSFLRVRGLRSILKFLRCVAESDSTINLFSSTQSIPELQVVPVLFQHSLKDLEDQTVTNVEHIFSVEAIKITSPSMDDEVALALRVLEGCCLLHPPSTILAHQHNAIPVLMNILSTRGVLEQGACLDALISIMLDSSANQMDFERCNGIEEVAVLIRDQQIDEILRLKCGEFLLLLIGHVDGRDRPPMASIHEDVRRFLGEKSASLIWAASQFGSTLDPEERLTTLHILARRVLESIDLY